Genomic DNA from Corylus avellana chromosome ca4, CavTom2PMs-1.0:
CCATGTCCTGTTAGCACATCAACCagaaaataaaagcataaaataatAGTTGAACGAGTAAATCAATGAGAACCACATCCAATATCATCAAACGATCTGTATCATTCTTTGATTTAGTCTGTCCACTTCAACCTATACACGTACAGAATCATAGAATTTTCTGCAATATTGCAGCCACATAAGTCTCCCACTCAACTATGCTATCCAATATCAAACCCTGTTTGGCAGATAGAGgtctcaaaataaatttttcagaCAGTAAACGTCCTTATAGGGCTCACTTATCCCAGCAAGTCAGCTGGGGCAGGTGAGCCCTATAAGAGGgctctcattttctttgttCGAATTACTAGCCATTCCAACATAAAATTGCTGAGAATTTGGTCTGATCCATTTGGTCCCCCATACACGATCCTTGcacatgcatcatgcatgcacTAAAATGAAAACGGAAGTTTCATTTCCTTGTTATCTTTTCCACTGCCCAGTTGCCTTTTTTTAATTAGCCAATTAGGCATACCCTTAAACGTATCATTCTATTGACGGTGTCTTAAAGGATTGTGTAAAATATcgtgaaataaaaaatcaagaaacaaTCTTGATCTGGTCAATACATATATGAATCAATTACATACCAATCAATTTTTGGTAACAACTAATGCTGTGTTTTCCATGGCAATGTCCTAGCAATGAgcccaaacaaacaaatcaaatcagaGATATCATTGCGGAAAAACATGCTTCATATCAAAGCCTTATCAAAACATTAGCATCTTTAAAGCctgaataaagaaataaaacaaaagggtCCATCCAGTTTTTGTTACAACTCCGCTATCTAAACGCACGTGCCACAAAGAAACAGAACACTAGCCAACCAACCCAGATCTCTGAACAACTAGTCACAGATCCAGAGATTCATATTATCATATATCATAACAATACAATAAAAGATGTCAGCTTTCTTTACCATATAGAAaccaaaataacataaaatagcAAAGACAAAAAGTACCTCAGGCTTTAACCATCTGTTGACGGAAGAGGAAGCCATGGCCGAGTCGCACGAGAGACGAGAGAAGAGACCAACCCAGAAAGAAGGAACCCTTCTCCAAAAAGGAACAATCTTGCAAGCTATCTATCCGGCCTAGCTCTCTATATGCCAAGCCACGGTTTTGTGGGAGGAAGGTTTTAATGCAAAGTCCGAAAATATAGAAAGGGCGTTCGTGCGTACgtaaatggaaaagaatgagtCAACAATGACGCGCGCTGACACGTGAAATGTGATGCACTCAGCCTCAGGATTTGGCGGTGGAAGTGGGAAGTTTCCTATATTTTTGGTGTCCGTGGCTCCCGAATGTTCTGTTTGAAAAGAATTGCAGTATTACCTGTAACATTAACATAGTTGCGTGCGCTGACCAATAACAGGCTGTGTATTAGGAACAAAAAGATCTCCAAGAATATTAAAAGTACAGcaactacaaaaaataaaaaaataaaaaataaaataacacccTCCTCCAATCATATGCTTACACATctcaaaaattgtaaaataattataaaataattgtaggtATAACATATAATGATGTGTGCTTTGTCCACGTACATTAAGAGtacccaacaaaacaaaaacaaaaaattatagatGATATTGTTGCCTAGGACCATGATTTGATCTCAAATTATGGATGCACGAGAAATTCACATGTTCCAAGTTCCATAAGTATGGGCACCAAgtaattttttgttgtatttagtTAAATTTGGAACCAAATAAATCAAATGGCATATTAAGTGATTATACCATGCATCATTGAAAATTATGCCAGCATTATGTACAATTAATTATGTCATATATGTATCATGGAAGAATACTTCTACATGATTAACAAAGTCTTAAGGCTTTTGATATGCAACTGACGAAGTTATATCTTCTACGGGTCTTCTACAATATTATAAGGAATATTTATAATTACGCCTTCAAATTTCATATAGAcaagcttaaaaaaatcaaaatgcttGGAAATTAACATCAAAGTGATGCATAAAATTTAATACacaactaaaatttaaataaaaagaggaaTCTTTTCGTCCAAAAGAAGAAAGTACACACTATACAATAGTAATTCCCTAACCAAAATCAAGAGAGTACCACTGACACCTCACAAAAGAGtaatcaaaatgagaaaatgaGAAAGGCAGCAATACAGATATAAACTCATGAAGCAAATGATAATCTCTAAAGTTCAACTGCtctatttcttcttttgtctCTCGTGGCCATTTTTTCCCCATACCTTTGAAATATATCTGCCAAATCAAACAATCCTACCTCTCTCAATTTCTTTGACACCTCCTCAAACATAACAACACCCTCCTCATTTGAATAATAATGCAAAAActtattgtaatcaaatctgGGCACCTCTAGTCCTCTCCTCATAATCCTCTCCACATACTTGGTGGCTTCTAAGGACTTACCTGCTTTCACCAAACCTCCAACAAAAATGGTTTCAAAATTCACAAGTGGGTCAGTTCCCTTCCTCCCTCTCCTCCCTAACTGCCCTTGCAATAGCATTATGTAGGTATGCATTGTGGGCTCACACCTTCTCTTTATCATCTCCCGAAACACTTGGGTTGCTTCCCTTGCCCTTCTTAACCTCAAAAGCCCCTTGATCAATCCATGGTACACACTTATATCCGGTTTCTCAATCCCTTCCCCAATCCTATAAGCCTCTCTAACTCTCCCTCTCGCTAAAAGCCCATAAATAAGTGATGCCAATGTCAAGTTATCAGCTTGAATCTCTCTGTCGCGCATTTCTTCAAACACCACATATGCTTGGGCAATCTTGCCCCTTCTACACATCCACTCAATCACAAGCCTGTAAGTTGAAAGACCCAAATCATTCATCCTCTTCGTCCTCATCATCTGAAACAGCTTTAGTGCCTCGTCGTACCGATTGATCTTGAAAAGGGTTTCCATCATTTTCTCAACCGCATTAATATCCGGCTCGAACCCTTCATCCACCATCAAGTTCCAAATTTTCGAAGCCTCAACTAAATCACCTACATTGCAGAAaccttttatcaaacacttGTAAGTATCCCCACTTGGTCTTATGCATTCTTTCAACTTGGACACAACAAACTTGGCCTCCTCAACAAGACCATCCCCACACAAAGCTTCGACCGCCTTATTCAAAGTCTCCAAACTATACACACACCCACATGCATTCATCATGTGGAAAAACTCCACACACTTCTTTAACTCCCTTGCCGCCGCCAACGTCCTGAGCGCAATCCTAAAAGTCTTGTCGTTCACAAGACGACGTTGACCCATCTCTTGGAGAAGCTTGCATAAGAGGTCGATGTTCCTGGACTTGCCAACCACATTGAGAAGCTTGTTGAAGGAGACAGAGGTGTGGGTGAAACATGGGTTGACCTTCGTGTACTGAAAGAAGAGGTAAACGGGGCGCCATGATAGGGGGAACTTGTTGCAGACTTGGAGGAAGAACTCGTGGGTTAGGTGACCGTCAGAGTGGGAGAAGCGAGATTGGCAAGCGTGGAGCTTGGAGTGGAGGCGTGGCTCCGGGGAGTGTTGTTGCTGGTAGAGGATGGTGCAAACACGGAGGAGGTGGTCTGGGTTGACTGGTGAAATGGTGGTGGTGGGGTTGGAGAGTTGTGGTGGGTGAGTAAGGTTGGTGCTGAAGGGACGAACATGGTGGTGGTGATAGAGGAGGTTGATGATAGGTTTAGCGATCACTTCTATTCTGCAtgacataaataaaaatgagtatATCATGATTTGCAAGGTCCATAAATAGATTTTgcataattttcataaaaacatatatttatccTTAAAATGGGTACTGCATAATTCTAGTAAAAAACTATAATCATGTGGAAGCTTGTCATGATGTACAGTGATATAGGTATAGAAGTATGGTACTATTTCATGTTGTGCATTGCATAATGTGAGATTTAATCAAACAGAAATCCCACCCATTTAGTGAATTCGAGCTTGCACCCATAGATGATTATAATatcatttattttgaaatattaagaaaatattttagtaTCAACCTGGTAGTATTAAAGAATAGAACGCAGCTCTAGTCTTGAATATATTATATGTCAAACACTTGGTAATTCATAGAAATTCATCTATTAATTATTGCAAAATGGACCAAAATGAGTAACTATAACAATCTTATACTCCCTTCACTATCACTAGCACATCTACATGGTGTTGTGTTTGACCCAAAAAGCTCACGAAACATCTTTAATAATGCATTTTTTTCATAAGatgtgctaaaaaaaaaatttttcaGTGAAATTTACTACGAAAATTATGTTGATGTGGTTCAAATGTCATATATGAAAAAGTATTACTTACTTATGGAACATTTCGCAAAACATCCCATTCCCATAGTTAAGATTATGCAAGCAAAAGTATAACCtgtaaataatataaaatataatattagcAAAACCTATCTGTATATCAAAacaacaatttaaaatatcagCGGTTCAATTCCATGTATAGCAAATGATAAACTATAACATCATTGAAAGTTTAGCATCCTCTTGGCGTTCTTGAAGGCCTTCTGGTGGTCAGCGGAAGGATACTTCACCACTTTCACGACTCTACATACAGAAAGATACGGTTCTCAGTACAACGAAACCAAATATACAGGAAACTAAATCAAATACCAAACAGAAAACAAGATCTGTGTTATAATCTACAATCCAAAATGCAGCTAAAAAAGAATTGGAAACAGAAGCAGAAAGATCAGAGCCATCGAGTTCCGTAAAAGCTGGCAGAAACAAACCTTGGAAACAGAGAGGCTGATGCACgagatgaaaccctaggggaAACAAACACAATTTGAAAGTTATTTTTCACTctcaaccaaaataattaaataaagaaacaaagaaatgggGAAACAAACACAAATTCCATTTTCAAATGCCATATTAGAATTCATTGGGGACGCCAATCACACTTTCAATATATACTTTTCTCGGTCACCAAACAGAGCGTACATATGCTACCACATTGATCTATCCCGCTACCGCATAAAAAGTTAAACATTGAGTAGTATAAACTATTTTCAATATTCATATTACTTATCAACGAAAAGTCGAACTATTTTGAAGTTTCTTATAGCCTTTACCTAACGCGAGAATTCAGTCGTAGGAAAGGAAAAGCTTCCTCCATTTAGTCATACAACTAACTTGCACAACATTTTCTTATGAGATGAATGCCGTGAAATAAAACTTCTTAAACTCTCAAAGCACCCACACCCCCTTACATTTTTCTCTAACTTCCTCTAAAAGGATTTTGGAATCACAAAATTAGAACCAAACCCATGATCGGTtacccaaagaaaaacaaaattagaaccaaCCACCAATTCTTACTATAATCGGTCCTAACAAGAGAACCCATCAAGATTTCAGCCCAACAAAAACTATACCCATTCAGCCTACCTCAAATGTCAGGTTAGGGTGGTGTTCGGCCTGCCGGTTTTTGGATGGTGGGCGTGGCCGGTGGTGGCTCGGTTGTTGTCGGTGGTGGAAGTGGCCGGTGGTGGTGCGCGGGTGTCGTTCGGTGGGCGTCACGTACAAAGTCTACGGGAATACTTCCCGGTGAAAGCAAAGCTGCTGGTACTACAGGTGGCGTGGTGGGTGGGCGCCGCCGGTGCGTTCCGTGGCGGTGGTGGGCGGAGGCGGAAGGTGAGGGGGCGGGAAGATCAGCGTGGCCCGCGTGGGAAAATTTTAGGGAAATTGGGGGAAGTGAAAATGAAAAAGGCTGAAAGCCTGAAACCAAAAGcaaatcttttgtttttctttctttctttttttccaaccGTCGTTTAAGTTTACCACGCCAGCTCAGCACATCTTTTTAGCAGCCGCCCAGAGATCTCTCGACTGAGTCCAAACTATCCACTCTATTGTTTGCTGCGAGTATTGCCTTGCCTGGTACTTGCTACGTAAAATTTCTTCTTGTCTGATGTTTCAGATTACGTTAAAAGTTTCTACTTTTGTTGGGTAATCACTCTGCAGACCAcaaccaaaaaaatccaaaacttcTTGAAATTGGCCACCTTTTATATGCTTGGTATTTTCCCTAATAAATTTCTTTGCTGGTATTTGATTTTGCAGGATTTATGAtctgtctatctaatgtttatGAGGCTTAGCTAATTGACACATGAAAGATTGAGAATTTATTGGTTTCACACTCAGTGTGATCATTATAATTTCTCCCATATTACTTAGCCGGAGAATAAGAATAATCTTAGTACTCCATATGAAATAAGAATATTCTTAACTATGTGTATATAAACTCTTGAATGTCTTAGGCTTTTTTATACAAACTTTCTATTATAgcattaaaaatattatgaagCTATCATGGGAGATATTTTAGAATTCTATTAAGGAGGGGGTAAAATGTCAAATACTTTGAGGaaataaaatgtcattttttaaacattatggttaaaagtgtaaataaatagataattaaggagataaaatgtatttttccctaattaatATGTACATGGATCAAGCATATAGTCCTCTTCTTCATACaattgaagaacaacatcaAAGCCCATTGGACATTCAGAAAATTGCGTCCAGCCCATTTACATTTAGGTATGTCATATGTGTGATTCCGTCTGAGTAACCATCCGCATCTTATGACGTGTCCTGGTTAACTGAACTAGGattattagtatttaaaaagacaaaaaaaaaaaaaacttgaaagcaCGCCGCACGCGTGAGGGGCATTTTCATTTTCCCTCCTATTTTCCCCCTCTTCCTCACTCCTCCCACGATGCCCTCTCTCTCAACCCTGACCATCCGCATCCGCCCACCACCAAACACTTTCGGCATCGAACGCCACCAGTGCACTACCACCGATAATGCCCACCCACGGAACTAATTTGacaagaacaaaattttgttcaagtttcatttgattttttttattattattattattttctcaaattccCCTTTCGTTTCCTATATTAAAGAGCACAAAAAATTTGGGTTAGAAAGGCCAAGATTTCTAATGACGccaaaaaattcaaacagaTAGAGATAGGCCACCGCTAACTTGAAACACGGGGAGTACACATGtataagaaagagaaggaaacaCGGTGGCCAGTCTATTCAGCTACGAATTTCAAAGCATGAAAACTTAAAAACAGAGATAGCTTGAGACAAAAGACTACAATTACAAACAACAGATGAGAGTTTACCAGTTAAAATGGGGCAAACAACCAGGTGCTGTGTTCTCCTCAAGAAAGAGCCCTTCAGTGTTATAAGCACAATGAGGGGTTTATAgatttagggtttaattttagGGTTGGGCTGGGTGGCATGGATGCGATGGGACATTGAGAGTTTTATGGGTTGAGCTGGGCTAGGAGAGCTTTACGAGCTTTATGGGCTTTGAAAATTAGGTTTCgtttggccaaaaaaattttctttaccaaataaaaagcaaaaaataaaacaaaaaactattgtttacaaaataaaaaataaagaaaaaaaaaagtaaataaaaaagtaatgcaaaaccaaaccaaaaaattctcaaattacatcacatttacaatacatcatttaaaaataaataaataaataaataaaaagtcattTTTAGGGCTCATCCTTTATCATCAGGGCCCAAAACCAAAGATTTCATACAAACTCTTGGTCTTTCTTGCTGCCTTCTATCAAGTTCTTCTGTCTTTTCTTGAAATGGTTGGTGTCGGGACACACAGGGGTATtcctaggggtgtcaaaaataatcgggaaaccggaaccgggaccgggAAACTGGGGAACCGGGACCGGGAAACCAgagacccggttccggttccggttgcaaaaaataaaataaaaaaccgggaccccggttccggtccctGTTTTTGGGGTGCCAAAAATCGgaaaaaccggaaccgggtattattttattaaataatatatatatatatatatatatatatatatatatatatatatattgtctttgtaatatgtttgtgaactatttttattgtgagtatatttcttttgattggtagattatttaaatacttgttttattttttatttttttgggttttgaattgttatagtaaggggtatttatttcttgtgcatgttggtttgtttacatacttgtttttactttttattgttttaatgttttctttatgtatctaatttaaaatgatttttagggtatttaaaaaattttgattttttatttctaaggctcatataggcaaaaacattgattttttaggatttttaggctttttttaggtttattttttaattatttggaacaatcacaataaagcctctttaatttagacaaaaagattaatagcttttttttaaatgagctaacttatgaaaaaaataatgggcttattttaggcccaatacctaaaataagccccaaacactcatttttttcaaaaaccggttaccggaccgggtaaaaccggaaccggctgGGAACCGGGNNNNNNNNNNNNNNNNNNNNNNNNNNNNNNNNNNNNNNNNNNNNNNNNNNNNNNNNNNNNNNNNNNNNNNNNNNNNNNNNNNNNNNNNNNNNNNNNNNNNttttaattatttttttaaagatttaatttttaaaattaaattaataaaaaaataatattttaatcagataaaacagtgagttttgagtagactaacggaagttaacaaaaattgacggtaggaagttttctagtagtttcgagtgacccagtgactaaatttccaaaaaaaaatacccagagagtttttaataaaagcgcgtttacctaaagattttatatatgatttcctttgaaaaatttcataataaaaagatattaattttaagaatcacatttaaataaaagtattcCCAACAGTTTTAGAGATTAATAAGTAAATACggatcaaatatatttttgtaagaAACTTATTTTTAAAGCCAATAATTGTTACCTTTTGTGTACCACTCCAAGTGCCGCCCGAATAAACAAGAGTAAGGAATTAAAGCCCTTGTGATTAAAATCTAAGTACAACAAACAAAATACTCTAGTTTAGTGCAAACCAAAATCCTATTTTactttagggaaaattacattttacctcCTAAAGTTTGGGatgatttgcaattcgacctcaaaagtttcaattttggcaatccacccccaaagttccaaaattttgcaattcgaccaatattatctcaaaattcccatattgcccatactttttatttgttatttttatctaaaaaaaaaataaaaaaatttgggggtgcaaaaatggctagatggccaaaggggtggctacggccaccctgaattttttttttttttgaaactttagaggtcgaattgcaaatcgtCTCAAACTTTGAgaggtaaaatataattttccctttactttatatatatatatatgatgtcaaGCCCTAATGCCCTATTACCTTAGGGTAGAGGGATATCTTGATTTGATTACGGGGCTCGATTTAGTtgtcttgaatttttatttattttaccaaGAATTGGTGGATGATTCCAATAAcgggtaagaatttttgttaaaaagcaACAAACCACCTAAAATAAACACAAGTATCCCAACAATTTCatgaaaccaaaaagaaagttGGCATTGAGAGGTTGCAAAATTAAAAAGCAACAAACCACCTAAAATAATTACAAGTATCCTAACAGTTTcaggaaaccaaaaaaattggCATTGAGAGATTGCAAAATTGAAAAGCAAACAgaccacaaaaaataaacacaagtaTTACCAACAGATTGAGGACGCCAAAAAGTTAGCATTGAGAGAAGTTTGCAAAGTTAAAAAGCAACAAACTGCCTTCTCTGTACTATATCCCTCCCCTTCTCCTATATCTGTTGATAGAGCTCACCTTCAACCTGCATAATTCCCATAATCAACGTTCTGTTTACAaactttaaatttcaaaaaatgtattataaataaatgaaaacaacAATCAAGGAGCATAAACTACCTGACAAACAAAATTTGCTTGTTCATACTCAAGTGGCCCCAAATGCATATACTCTGCAGTTAGACCAATTTTGTCTTTTGGCCGAAGAATACATTTAGTATTGATATGACACTCAATTGTAGAtttcaaatagaaaaaattaactCGCATTAAATCTTAAGAGTTGCAGTACTTACTTTGCAAGTGTCATTACTAAGACTTTACTAAATGTAAACTGAGAAAAAGCTTTCATGGGTGTCACCATTAATTCTGACGCCTCCCTCAAGTCTTATGTCGACTTGAGCGGAGTTGGAGTTATTGTCAGAGACACAAATTTCATGCCAATTGGGTACAATTGCATTAAAGAGCAAGGCATGGAAGGAAGATTAACCAAAACTTGTATTGTctgattaatttttgttaatcaAATGACACAaatgcatgatttttttttttctcctgcaTGTATTATTCTATTATCGAGACGGTTATTTGTCAGTTATGCTTACTATGGATAGCCTTAATCATGAAATTGCTGAGCAGCAATGGAAGAGAATGGTAGATGCCTTCTTTAAGGCAAGggaaattatgaaataaaatttcAGTCTTTCTTTAAGACAGGCAAAGGCATGTCTCTCATATCCTACTTCGCAAATCAATTAGGCCCATAACATCATACGCCACCGTTTCTTGGCCCATCCTCAATCTCGCACCAATTGAGTCATATTTCTTGCCATGAGGA
This window encodes:
- the LOC132177522 gene encoding putative pentatricopeptide repeat-containing protein At1g26500; translation: MMLYFCLHNLNYGNGMFCEMFHKIEVIAKPIINLLYHHHHVRPFSTNLTHPPQLSNPTTTISPVNPDHLLRVCTILYQQQHSPEPRLHSKLHACQSRFSHSDGHLTHEFFLQVCNKFPLSWRPVYLFFQYTKVNPCFTHTSVSFNKLLNVVGKSRNIDLLCKLLQEMGQRRLVNDKTFRIALRTLAAARELKKCVEFFHMMNACGCVYSLETLNKAVEALCGDGLVEEAKFVVSKLKECIRPSGDTYKCLIKGFCNVGDLVEASKIWNLMVDEGFEPDINAVEKMMETLFKINRYDEALKLFQMMRTKRMNDLGLSTYRLVIEWMCRRGKIAQAYVVFEEMRDREIQADNLTLASLIYGLLARGRVREAYRIGEGIEKPDISVYHGLIKGLLRLRRAREATQVFREMIKRRCEPTMHTYIMLLQGQLGRRGRKGTDPLVNFETIFVGGLVKAGKSLEATKYVERIMRRGLEVPRFDYNKFLHYYSNEEGVVMFEEVSKKLREVGLFDLADIFQRYGEKMATRDKRRNRAVEL